In Pedobacter sp. WC2423, the following are encoded in one genomic region:
- a CDS encoding SDR family NAD(P)-dependent oxidoreductase has product MARIFITGSADGLGQLAAKSLVAQGHQVVLHARNAERAKLALDNVPGAEHVLIADLSSIEETKKLAAEVNAIGHFDVIIHNAGVYQVPANLTFAVNTMAPYILTALIHRPERMIYLSSEMHMQGNPELVDLAYKTDQTSYSDSKMQVLMLSRAVARRWPEVFSNAVDPGWVPTKMGGAGAPDNLEEGFQTQVWLAVSDDKEARVSGRYFYHRKEAKYLAAADDIHIQDKLLAICGQLSGVPFS; this is encoded by the coding sequence ATGGCCAGAATATTTATTACCGGTTCAGCCGATGGACTTGGACAATTAGCAGCAAAATCACTGGTGGCACAAGGCCACCAGGTTGTTTTACATGCACGTAATGCAGAGCGGGCTAAATTAGCCCTGGATAATGTACCTGGTGCTGAGCACGTACTCATTGCTGACTTATCCAGTATTGAAGAAACAAAAAAGCTGGCTGCCGAAGTTAATGCCATAGGACATTTCGATGTGATTATTCATAATGCAGGCGTTTATCAGGTCCCAGCCAATTTGACTTTTGCTGTGAATACAATGGCTCCCTATATCCTGACGGCTTTAATCCACAGGCCAGAGCGTATGATTTACCTCAGTTCAGAAATGCATATGCAGGGTAATCCTGAGCTGGTTGATTTAGCGTATAAGACTGATCAAACCAGTTATTCAGACTCTAAAATGCAGGTCTTAATGCTTTCCAGGGCTGTAGCACGTAGATGGCCTGAAGTTTTTTCCAATGCTGTTGATCCCGGTTGGGTTCCAACAAAAATGGGAGGGGCAGGAGCACCTGACAATCTGGAAGAAGGTTTTCAGACCCAGGTATGGCTTGCAGTCAGCGATGATAAAGAAGCCAGAGTGAGTGGCCGTTATTTCTACCATCGAAAGGAAGCGAAGTATCTGGCAGCAGCTGATGATATTCATATTCAGGATAAGTTACTGGCAATTTGCGGACAGCTCAGCGGTGTCCCATTTTCTTAA
- the msrA gene encoding peptide-methionine (S)-S-oxide reductase MsrA, with protein MNTEKAILAGGCFWGVEELIRHYPGVISTVVGYTGGDVPNATYRNHGTHAEGIEIVFDPSKLSYRGLLEYFFQIHDPTTRNRQGNDIGTSYRSAIFYTDDTQRETANTLIAEMDASGIWPGKVITEVVPATDFWNAEEEHQDYLQKQPYGYTCHFERPDWKLS; from the coding sequence ATGAATACTGAAAAAGCCATTCTTGCCGGCGGGTGTTTCTGGGGAGTGGAAGAGCTTATCCGTCATTACCCAGGTGTTATTTCAACAGTCGTAGGCTATACCGGGGGAGATGTACCCAATGCAACTTACCGTAACCACGGAACACATGCCGAAGGCATAGAGATCGTATTTGATCCATCAAAATTATCATATCGCGGATTACTTGAATATTTTTTCCAGATTCATGATCCAACAACACGTAACAGACAAGGAAACGACATCGGAACCTCTTACCGGTCTGCTATTTTTTATACGGATGACACGCAGCGTGAAACGGCAAATACTTTAATCGCCGAGATGGATGCCTCAGGGATATGGCCAGGAAAGGTAATAACTGAAGTTGTTCCGGCAACTGATTTCTGGAATGCTGAAGAAGAGCACCAGGATTATTTGCAGAAACAGCCATATGGCTACACCTGTCATTTTGAAAGACCTGACTGGAAACTGAGTTAA
- a CDS encoding pectinesterase family protein, whose translation MKVKSVLLILGCLSLTFFTKAQDKPITVAKDGTGDYLTVQEAINAVPDFRKVTTTILIRNGLYQEKLNLPSSKKLVKLVGEDVTRTILTYNDYAAKKNRFGEEMGTSGSASFYICGDGFAAYNITFQNTSGPVGQAVALWISGDQTTFFNCRIKGFQDTLYTFGAGNRQYFKNCYIEGTVDFIFGAATALFEDCTIFCKQGAHYITASSAPDTIKYGYVFLNCRITGDALERTVYLGRPWRPYSKAVYINCELPKLIKTEGWDNWRKQSNEKTAYYAEYKNKGEGFNPDQRVAWSHQLSEEEVKSYTKDLIFKGWNPETTLKVPGKYINYEH comes from the coding sequence ATGAAAGTAAAATCAGTACTGCTTATCCTTGGTTGTTTATCCCTGACATTTTTCACAAAGGCTCAGGATAAACCAATAACTGTTGCCAAAGACGGGACCGGAGATTACCTGACTGTACAGGAAGCCATCAATGCGGTTCCGGATTTCAGAAAAGTCACGACTACGATCTTGATCAGGAATGGGCTCTATCAGGAGAAATTAAACCTGCCTTCCTCAAAAAAACTTGTGAAACTGGTCGGAGAGGACGTTACCAGAACAATTTTAACTTACAACGACTATGCAGCAAAGAAAAACCGTTTCGGTGAAGAAATGGGTACTTCAGGATCTGCAAGCTTTTACATTTGCGGAGATGGATTTGCTGCTTATAACATTACCTTTCAAAACACCTCCGGCCCGGTCGGTCAGGCCGTTGCACTTTGGATATCGGGAGATCAGACCACCTTTTTCAATTGCCGGATAAAGGGGTTTCAAGATACACTTTATACTTTTGGTGCAGGAAACAGGCAATATTTCAAAAACTGTTACATTGAAGGAACAGTAGATTTTATTTTTGGTGCTGCGACTGCTTTATTTGAAGATTGTACCATTTTTTGTAAACAAGGTGCCCATTATATCACCGCATCTTCTGCTCCGGATACAATCAAATATGGTTATGTATTTTTAAATTGCCGGATCACCGGTGATGCTTTGGAACGTACCGTTTATCTGGGCAGACCATGGCGGCCCTATAGCAAAGCCGTTTATATCAACTGCGAATTGCCAAAACTGATCAAAACAGAAGGCTGGGATAATTGGCGAAAGCAAAGCAATGAAAAAACTGCTTACTATGCAGAATATAAAAACAAGGGCGAAGGTTTTAATCCTGATCAGCGTGTGGCATGGTCACACCAGCTCAGTGAAGAAGAAGTAAAAAGTTATACAAAAGACTTAATTTTTAAAGGATGGAATCCAGAAACAACCCTGAAAGTACCTGGGAAATATATCAATTATGAACACTAA
- a CDS encoding MFS transporter produces the protein MATVSLRSIQGKWVMACTIMASAMAFIDATALNVILPSLQQHLKASGPDLFWVLNAYLLMLASLMLIGGTLGDRLGRKKVFMTGIFIFILGSAACGFSSTATMLIIFRLIQGIGGALMIPGSLSLISSAIDEKERGKAIGTWSAATTLVTMGGPALGGALADAGLWRYIFFINVPIGIIVLFFLATKVKEIKDDQNTKKVDFYGAIAIASGLALLTFGFLRLPAAGFSHIQGYGSISAGILLLFTFILIERKSTHPMMPLDLFSNAIFTGTNLLTFFLYAGLGAGMLFISLNMVQVQGYTQMESGLTFLPFTIFMVVNARFAGSLADKYGPRLFLIAGPFLAGLGLLLLSFIQQTNGPSAYWTTFLPGILVFGFGMSLTVAPLTAAVMGSVSDQFTGTASGINNAVSRIAGVFANAVLGSMAVLLFSSALQNELKTLPFNPQQKQAIIAQTSNLGNAEVPAGLTAIQEKKVLAAYHAGFIAAYGKIMKVSAGLGFLAALMALVFIQPPKKKHTC, from the coding sequence ATGGCAACAGTATCACTCCGAAGTATCCAGGGCAAATGGGTTATGGCTTGTACGATAATGGCTTCAGCAATGGCTTTTATCGACGCCACAGCACTGAACGTGATCCTGCCTTCTTTACAGCAACATTTAAAGGCTTCGGGCCCTGACCTTTTCTGGGTATTAAATGCTTATTTACTGATGCTGGCTTCCCTGATGCTGATCGGCGGGACATTGGGTGACAGGCTGGGCCGGAAAAAGGTCTTTATGACCGGGATCTTTATTTTCATTCTTGGCTCTGCGGCTTGCGGGTTTTCTTCGACAGCCACTATGCTGATTATTTTCAGGTTGATACAAGGTATTGGTGGTGCATTAATGATTCCGGGAAGCTTATCACTGATTTCTTCTGCTATTGATGAAAAAGAACGGGGAAAAGCTATTGGAACGTGGTCTGCGGCCACTACTTTAGTGACTATGGGCGGACCTGCACTAGGCGGGGCATTAGCAGATGCGGGTTTATGGCGTTATATTTTTTTTATCAATGTGCCTATCGGAATTATTGTGCTTTTCTTTTTAGCGACAAAAGTAAAGGAGATCAAAGATGATCAAAACACAAAAAAGGTGGATTTTTACGGCGCAATTGCTATAGCTTCCGGACTGGCTCTGCTCACTTTTGGTTTCCTGCGTTTGCCAGCAGCTGGCTTTAGTCATATTCAGGGATATGGTTCCATTAGTGCAGGAATTTTATTGCTGTTTACCTTTATACTGATCGAACGTAAAAGTACACATCCAATGATGCCGCTGGATTTATTCAGCAACGCTATTTTCACCGGAACAAATCTGCTTACTTTTTTCCTTTATGCCGGTCTAGGTGCAGGAATGTTATTTATTTCATTAAATATGGTACAGGTACAGGGTTATACACAAATGGAATCTGGCCTTACTTTTCTTCCTTTTACTATTTTCATGGTTGTGAATGCACGTTTTGCCGGTAGCCTGGCTGATAAATACGGGCCAAGGTTATTTCTGATTGCGGGCCCCTTTCTAGCTGGCCTGGGTTTACTTTTACTATCTTTTATTCAACAGACGAATGGCCCTTCGGCTTATTGGACTACCTTTTTACCAGGTATTCTTGTTTTTGGTTTTGGGATGTCTCTGACTGTTGCTCCACTTACCGCAGCAGTAATGGGCTCAGTAAGTGATCAATTTACTGGTACAGCTTCAGGTATTAACAATGCAGTATCGAGAATCGCTGGTGTTTTCGCAAATGCCGTTCTGGGCTCCATGGCAGTTTTACTGTTTTCCTCAGCTTTGCAAAACGAGCTCAAAACGTTACCTTTTAATCCGCAGCAAAAGCAGGCGATAATTGCGCAGACTTCAAATCTTGGAAATGCTGAGGTTCCGGCAGGATTAACTGCAATTCAGGAAAAGAAAGTATTGGCAGCGTATCATGCTGGTTTCATAGCCGCTTACGGAAAGATTATGAAAGTGTCTGCTGGTCTTGGTTTTTTGGCTGCGTTAATGGCACTGGTCTTCATTCAGCCCCCAAAGAAGAAGCATACATGCTGA